The Temnothorax longispinosus isolate EJ_2023e chromosome 7, Tlon_JGU_v1, whole genome shotgun sequence genome contains a region encoding:
- the Blos1 gene encoding biogenesis of lysosome-related organelles complex 1 subunit 1 yields MLSAIVKEHQSKQSARKERQEQKRKDAVQAASNLTQALVDHLNVGVAQAYLNQKKLDAEAKQLQHSATNFAKQTQLWLNLVESFSSSLKEIGDAENWARSIEGDMRTIATALEYSYKATQENQSVGNV; encoded by the exons CACCAGAGCAAGCAATCTGCGAGGAAAGAAAGACAAG AGCAAAAGCGGAAAGATGCCGTTCAGGCTGCGAGCAACTTGACACAAGCCCTCGTCGATCACTTGAATGTTGG TGTAGCTCAAGCGTATCTGAATCAGAAGAAACTAGACGCAGAAGCGAAGCAGCTGCAGCACAGCGCGACCAATTTTGCCAAGCAAACGCAGTTGTGGTTGAATTTGGTGGAGTCCTTCTCGAGCTCCTTGAAAGAGATCGGAGACGCGGAAAATTGGGCGCGCAGCATAGAGGGAGACATGAGAACGATAGCGACCGCTTTGGAATATTCGTACAAAG CCACACAAGAGAATCAAAGTGTCGGTAATGTTTGA